The Rhodococcus sp. B50 DNA window GCGATCGCGAGGGTCTCGTGCGCTTCGGCCGAGATGGAGCCGTAGCTCATCGCACCGGTGGAGAAGCGCTTGACGATCTCGCTCGCCGGCTCGACCTCGTCGAGCGGCACCGGCGGACGCACGCCCTCCTTGAACTCGAACAGACCGCGCAGCGACGCGAGCCGCTCCGACTGGTCGTCGACGAGCTTCGTGTACTCCTTGAAGATCGAGTACTGGCCGGTGCGGGTCGCGTGCTGGAGCTTGAACACCGTGTCCGGGTTGAACAGGTGGTACTCGCCCTCGCGTCGCCACTGGTACTCGCCGCCCACCTCGAGCTCGCGGTGCGCGCGCTCGGACTGACGGTCGAGGAAGGCCGTGCGGTGGCGGGCCGCGACGTCCGCGGCGATCTCGTCGAGACCCACGCCGCCGAGCTGCGACTGCAGACCGGTGAAGTACTCGTCGACGAGTTCCTGCGACAGGCCGATGACCTGGAACAGCTGCGCACCCGTGTAGGAGGCGAGCGTGGAGATGCCCATCTTGGACATCACCTTGAGCACGCCCTTCGAGGCCGCCTTGATGTAGTTGGCGATGGCCTTGTCGAGGGTCGTGCCCTCGGGCAGGTCGCCGTTCTGCAGCAGCTCGTCGATGCTCTCGAACGCCATGTACGGGTTGACCACCGCCGCACCGAAACCGCACAGGGCGGCGATGTGGTGGACCTCGCGGGCGTCGCCGGCCTCGACGAGCAGACCGACCTGGGTGCGGGTCTTCTCGCGGACGAGGTGGTGGTGCACCGCGGAGGTGAGCAGCAGCGACGGGATCGGTGCCAGCTTCTCGTCGGATTCGCGGTCGGACAGCACGATCAGGCGTGCGCCCTTCTCGATGGCCTGCGAGACCTGCTCGCGGATCGACGTGAGTGCGCGACGCAGACCCTCACCGCCCTCCGCGACCGGGTACAGGCCGCGGATGATGACGCTGTTGAAGCCGGGGAACTGCTTCTCGTCGTTGACGTGGATGAGCTTCTGCAGGTCGTCGTTGTCGATGACCGGCGCACCGATGAGGATCTGCCGGCAGGACGCCTCGGTGGGGTTCAGCAGGTCGCCCTCGGGGCCGAGCATGCCGCCCATGCTGGTGACGATCTCCTCGCGGATCGCGTCGAGCGGCGGGTTGGTCACCTGGGCGAACAGCTGCGAGAAGAAGTCGAACAGCTGACGCGGACGCGACGACAGCACGGCGATGGGCGTGTCGGTGCCCATCGAGCCGAGCGCCTCGGCGCCGGATGCGGCCATCGGCTTGACGAGCAGGTCCACCTCTTCACGGGTGTAACCGAACACCTGCTGACGCAGCACCACACGCTCGTGCGACATGTAGGTGTACTTGCTCTCGGGCAGATCTTCGAGGCGGGTCACGCCGCCTGCGACCCACTCCTCGTAGGGATGCTCGGCGGCGAGCTCGCGCTTGATCTCCTCGTCCTCGACGATGCGACCCTTGGCCGTATCGACGAGGAACATGCGGCCCGGCTGCAGGCGGCGCTTGCTGACGATCTTCTCGGTGGGGATGTCGAGCACACCCACCTCCGAAGCCATGACGACGAGGCCGTCGTCGGTGACCCAGGCACGCGAGGGGCGCAGACCGTTGCGGTCGAGCACCGCGCCGATGACGGTGCCGTCGGTGAAGCACACCGAGGCCGGTCCGTCCCACGGCTCCATGAGGGCCGCGTGGTACTCGTAGAACGCGCGGCGGGCCGGATCCATCGAGTCGTGGCGCTCCCACGCCTCGGGGATCATCATGAGCACGGCGTGCGGCAGGCTGCGGCCACCGAGGTGCAGCAGTTCGAGCACCTCGTCGAAACGTGCGGTGTCGGACGCGCCCGGTGTGCAGACCGGGAAGATCTTCTCGAGCTTGTCGCGGCCACCGAAGACCTCGGTGTCGATGAGTGCCTCACGGGCACGCATCCAGTTGGCATTGCCGGTGACGGTGTTGATCTCACCGTTGTGCGCAACGCGACGGAAAGGATGCGCGAGCGGCCACGACGGGAACGTGTTGGTGGAGAAGCGCGAGTGCACGAGGCCGAGGGCCGAGACGACGCGCTCGTCCTGCAGGTCGCGGTAGAAGCCCTTCATCTGGGGCGTGGTGAGCATGCCCTTGTAGACGAAGGTCGACGCCGACAGGCTCGGGAAGTAGACGGTCTCGCTGCCGGGACCGTCCTCACCCGCGCCGTGGTGGCCGAGCTCGTGCTCGGTGCGCTTGCGCACGACGTACGCGCGGCGCTCGAGTTCGAGGCCGGTCAGCGCGCGGGCGCCGGAGGCGATGAAGATCTGCCGGAAGGTGGGCATGGCGTCCTGGGCCATGGAACCCAGCTCGGACTCGTCGATCGGCACCTCGCGCCAGCCGAGCACCTCGAGCCCCTCTTCCGCGACGATGCGGTCGACCTCGGCGGCTGCGGCGTCGGCCTTGGTCGCGTCCTTGGGCAGGAACGCGATACCGGTCGCGTACGCGCCTTCGGCGGGAAGATCGAAGTCGACGACCTCACGGAAGTAGGCGTCGGGGACCTGGATCAGGATGCCGGCGCCGTCGCCGGTGTTCTGCTCCGCTCCCGCTGCACCGCGGTGTTCGAGATTCACCAGGGCGGTGATCGCCTTCTCCACGATGTCGCGACTGCGACGACCGTGCATGTCGACGACGAACGCGACGCCACAGGAGTCGTGCTCGTTCGCCGGGTGGTAGAGCCCTCGAGGCCCGGGAAGATGAGTCATACCTAGCCTTCGTTGATGCGATAGCACCGACGACCAGCAGCGCTGATGGCCATCTACTGCCGTAGACGGGTATCGGCCGGGTGCCCGATACCTTCGACATCGCCAGTATCCGCTCATCCGCGACGGTGCGGGTGCCTTTTTCGGCAGCGCGAGCGTGGACCCGGCGACCGGTGGGACGTCGTGGTCCCACCGTCTTCGAATTGAACGATATGCCAGGTATCGGGGGGTAACGCAAGCAAGCCTGCCCTATTTTCCCGCCGACCTGCGGAAACGCGGCCGTAACGCGCCGGAAGCGCGGTCGTCACGCTGCGGTGGCGAGAAGAGTCCGGACGAGCCGGGCGACACCGTCGCGCGGATCCGGTTCGTCGTCGCGTGACGTGCAGCGATGCAGGATCAGTCCGTCCAGGTAGTCGATGAGAACTCGCGCGGCCGTGGCGGAATCGCTCACACCGAGGCCCGCGAGCACGGTTCCGATCCATCCGCGCAGTTCACTGCGGCGGATCTCGACCCCGGCCCGCAGTTCGGGTGTCGCCATCGCCTCGACGAACATCGCGAGACGTGCGCGGGTTCGCACGAGATCGTCTCCCGTCGCGAACATCACATAACCGTGCACCAGATCCTCGAGTGCACGGGCGTCGCCCGGCATCGCCGCGCCGATCGCCGAGATCTGGACCCGATCCTGCTCGAGCAGCCTGTCGAGTACACCTTCGACGAGGGCCTGACGGGTGCGGAAGTAGTTGGAGGTGGAACCGGCGGGCACGCTCGCGACCGCGTCGACGCGGCGGTGGGTGAGAGCCCGCAGCCCCTCGGTGCCCACCAGGGTGATCGCTGCGTCGACGACCAGGGTGCGTTTGTCGGTCACGCGCTCGATCCTACGACCCTCACTACAGAAGTAGTGACTGTCCACTACACATGTAGTACGGTGGCGGCATGGCCACGCGACACGGCAAAGCAGCAGTAGTCGGCGGCGGGATCGGCGGACTCACCGCCGCCAATGCACTCGTCCGGCGCGGCTGGCACGTCGACGTCTTCGAACGTGCACCGTCGCTCCCCGAGACCGGCACTGCGCTCGGCATGTGGGCCGAAGCCCGAGACGCCCTGACGACCGCGGGTCGCGGTTCCGGCCTCGGCGGGCAGGTGGAGAAGCTCGGCGTGCTGCAGGACGGCGCGGCCTTCCTGCGATGGGACGGCTCGGCGATCGGACGCATCCGCAGCATGACGCGACCCGTCGTCCTGCTCTCACGGCCGAAACTTCTCACGATCCTGGCCGAGGGCCTGCCGTCCGGTCTCGTACGGTTCGGAGCCCCGGCCCCCGAGTTGTCCGATCTCTCCTCCTACGACGTCGTCGTCGCGGCGGACGGCATCAACAGCGCGGTGCGCGACCGGCTGTTCGGGCCCTCCTATCGTCCCGTGTACACCGGCTACTCCGCGTGGCGCGGCTGGGCGCCGGGTACCGCGTCGACGACGAGCGAGTCGTGGGGGCCGGGCGCGCTGTTCGGCATCACTCCGCGCGACGGGGACCTCACCAACTGGTTCGCGGCCGTGCGCGCTCCGGCCGGTGGAGCGGGAAGCGTCGACGAACTACGCGAGCGCTACCGCGACTGGCATCCGGCCGTGCGCGACGTGCTCGTACGGATCGACCCCGCCGAGGTCCTGCATCACGACCTGTACGAGTCCGCCCCGTTGCCGTCCTTCGTCCATGGCACGGTCGCGCTGATCGGCGACGCGGCCCACGCGATGGCGCCCAACCTCGGTCGCGGGGCATGCGAGGCGATGATCGATGCCGCGACACTCGCGGTACTGCTGTCCGAGCACTCGGTACCGGAGGCGTTGAAGCGATACGACCGTGCTCGGCGCCGCCGCACCCAGCGGTTCGTGCGTGCATCCCGCGCCCTCGCCCGCGTGGCGACCGCGCGCCGGTTCACGGCGCTGCGCGACCCGTTCGTGGGCATCACCGCGCGATGCGCCCGATGACCCGATTCATGGCTTGACCTGGGCGTAAATAACAACTGGCCGCAGCGATGAAAATCAGCTGCGGCCAGAGGTAACGAAAGAATAACTTGGGGCACCCGAACTTCGGAAGGCAAGTTCAGGTGAGGTCTGTCACACGGTGTCTCGTTCCCACACGCGGTGGGTACCCAGCAGCTCCAGCACCTGCGCAACGGCCGTTTCCGGCCCGTCCACGATCTCGACACCGGGTGCCTTCAGCTCTTCCAGCGCCGCTGCACCGGCCCCCCACGCTGCCAGTGCCTTGTGGTGGCGGAACATCTCGTCGACGAGGATCCGGACTCTCGTGTCGGGCACGGTGGTCGCCATGATCACCGCGTCGAACTCGATCGACCGGGCCGTGAGGAAGGTGCGCGAGATCGGAACGACTCCTCCGAGCATCCCGCCGTGCGGAGCAACCACGAGCGGCACGCAGTCGGCCGCATCCACGGCCTGCACGGCCGCGAGGACCTGATCGACGTCGGTGGTGTCGTCGGCGACGATGCCGATCAGCCGACCCTGCACGGGCCACGTCTTGCCGACCTGTGCCAGCGCGGGGCTCTGCGGGAGATCGGAGACCTCGACGGCCGGCTTCGGGGCCGGCAGACCGAGACCGGCGGCCACCTTCTCGCACAGCCCCGTGTCGATGTTCGCCAGGATCTGCAGCTGCCGTTCCTTGATCGTCTGCTCGTAGCACTTGCCCAGCTCGAATGTGTAGGCGTAGGCGACGTGGTCCTGCTCGATATCCGACAGGCTCAGGTAGAACTGGCGGGCCTGCGTGTAGTGATCGTCGAACGACCGGGAGACCTCGCGTTCCTTCTTCGCCGCCGGTACCTCCACCGGCAGGTCGACGAAGGCACCCTCGGTGACTCCGGCCATGAACGGGCATCCCGCGTCGAGGGAGTTCGGCTTGTACGGAGCGACGCCCGTGTGGACGGCGTGCTGGTGGAAGCCGTCGCGGAACATGTCGTTGACCGGAGCGTGCGGACGGTTGATCGGGATGTGCCCGAAGTTCGGCCCGCCGAGCCGCGTCAGCTGGGTGTCGAGGTAGGAGAACAGGCGGCCCTGCAGCAGCGGATCGTCGGTGACGTCGATGCCCGGGACGAGATGGCCCGGATGGAAGGCGACCTGTTCGGTCTCGGCGAAGAAGTTGGTGGGATTGGCGTTGAGGACCATCGTGCCGATGATCTGCACGGGTGCGAGTTCCTCGGGAACGATCTTGGTGGGATCGAGCAGATCGATCCCCTCGAAGATCTGCTCCGGGGTGTCGGGGAAGACCTGCACGCCGAGATCCCATTCGGGGTAGGCGCCGGCCTCGATCGCGTCGGCGAGGTCGCGGCGGTGGAAGTCGGGATCGAAACCGTTGATGAGCTGGGCTTCCTCCCACACCAGCGAGTGCACGCCGAGTCGCGGCTTCCAGTGGAACTTGACCAGTGCGGTGTCACCCTCGGCATTGACCACGCGGAAGGTGTGGACGCCGAAGCCCTCCATCATCCGGTAGGAACGGGGGATGCCGCGGTCGGACATGTTCCACAGCGTGTGGGCCGTGGCCTCGGTGTGGAGCGAGACGAAGTCCCAGAAGGTGTCGTGGGCACTCTGCGCCTGCGGGATCTCCCGATCCGGATGCGGCTTGGCCGCGTGGACCACATCGGGGAACTTGATGGCGTCCTGGATGAAGAAGACCGGGATGTTGTTGCCGACGAGGTCGAAGGTGCCTTCCTCGGTGTAGAACTTCGTCGCGAAGCCACGGGTGTCGCGCACCGTGTCGGCCGAACCGCGGGAACCGAGCACCGTCGAGAACCGCACGAACACCTTTGTCTCGACGTCCTTCTGGAGGAAGTGGGCGCGCGTGATCGAACTCGCGGCACCCGTCGCGCGGAAGACGCCGTGGGCACCGGCGCCGCGGGCATGCACCACGCGCTCCGGGATACGTTCGTGGTCGAAGTGGGTGATCTTCTCGCGGAAGTGATGGTCCTGCAACAGGATCGGGCCGCGACGACCGGCCTTGAGGGAATGGTCGGTATCCGTCAGCCGAGCACCTTGAGCCGTCGTCAGGTACTCCCCCTGCTGGGCACGAC harbors:
- the gltB gene encoding glutamate synthase large subunit, with amino-acid sequence MTHLPGPRGLYHPANEHDSCGVAFVVDMHGRRSRDIVEKAITALVNLEHRGAAGAEQNTGDGAGILIQVPDAYFREVVDFDLPAEGAYATGIAFLPKDATKADAAAAEVDRIVAEEGLEVLGWREVPIDESELGSMAQDAMPTFRQIFIASGARALTGLELERRAYVVRKRTEHELGHHGAGEDGPGSETVYFPSLSASTFVYKGMLTTPQMKGFYRDLQDERVVSALGLVHSRFSTNTFPSWPLAHPFRRVAHNGEINTVTGNANWMRAREALIDTEVFGGRDKLEKIFPVCTPGASDTARFDEVLELLHLGGRSLPHAVLMMIPEAWERHDSMDPARRAFYEYHAALMEPWDGPASVCFTDGTVIGAVLDRNGLRPSRAWVTDDGLVVMASEVGVLDIPTEKIVSKRRLQPGRMFLVDTAKGRIVEDEEIKRELAAEHPYEEWVAGGVTRLEDLPESKYTYMSHERVVLRQQVFGYTREEVDLLVKPMAASGAEALGSMGTDTPIAVLSSRPRQLFDFFSQLFAQVTNPPLDAIREEIVTSMGGMLGPEGDLLNPTEASCRQILIGAPVIDNDDLQKLIHVNDEKQFPGFNSVIIRGLYPVAEGGEGLRRALTSIREQVSQAIEKGARLIVLSDRESDEKLAPIPSLLLTSAVHHHLVREKTRTQVGLLVEAGDAREVHHIAALCGFGAAVVNPYMAFESIDELLQNGDLPEGTTLDKAIANYIKAASKGVLKVMSKMGISTLASYTGAQLFQVIGLSQELVDEYFTGLQSQLGGVGLDEIAADVAARHRTAFLDRQSERAHRELEVGGEYQWRREGEYHLFNPDTVFKLQHATRTGQYSIFKEYTKLVDDQSERLASLRGLFEFKEGVRPPVPLDEVEPASEIVKRFSTGAMSYGSISAEAHETLAIAMNRLGGRSNSGEGGEHPSRFTPDENGDWRRSAIKQVASGRFGVTAHYLTNCTDIQIKMAQGAKPGEGGQLPPHKVYPWVAEVRGSTPGVGLISPPPHHDIYSIEDLAQLIHDLKNANPQARIHVKLVSELGVGTVAAGVSKAHADVVLISGHDGGTGASPLTSLKHAGAPWEIGLAETQQTLMLNGLRDRIVVQVDGQMKTGRDVIVAALLGAEEFGFATAPLVVSGCIMMRVCHLDTCPVGVATQNPVLRKRFTGKPEFVENFMLYIAEEVREYLAELGFRSLDEAIGQVDVLDTRKAVEHYRASKLDLSPLLEKVTSPIFGEQDMYCTKEQYHALDKALDNELIAKAQPALESGTAVSFDTPITNVNRTVGTMLGHELTKKYGAEGLPDNTIDITFTGSAGNSFGAFVPRGITMRLNGDANDFVGKGLSGGRIIVRPPHNAAEGFVPEDNIIAGNVILFGATAGEVLIRGIAGERFAVRNSGATAVVEGVGDHGCEYMTGGKVVILGKTGRNFGAGMSGGVAFVYNPDKDFENNLNTELVDLEDLAGEDFAWLKGAVERHRDETGSEVAARILADWSQQVSHFAKVMPRDYKKVLMAIKDATIRGANVDEAIMEAARG
- a CDS encoding TetR/AcrR family transcriptional regulator, coding for MTDKRTLVVDAAITLVGTEGLRALTHRRVDAVASVPAGSTSNYFRTRQALVEGVLDRLLEQDRVQISAIGAAMPGDARALEDLVHGYVMFATGDDLVRTRARLAMFVEAMATPELRAGVEIRRSELRGWIGTVLAGLGVSDSATAARVLIDYLDGLILHRCTSRDDEPDPRDGVARLVRTLLATAA
- a CDS encoding FAD-dependent monooxygenase, with protein sequence MATRHGKAAVVGGGIGGLTAANALVRRGWHVDVFERAPSLPETGTALGMWAEARDALTTAGRGSGLGGQVEKLGVLQDGAAFLRWDGSAIGRIRSMTRPVVLLSRPKLLTILAEGLPSGLVRFGAPAPELSDLSSYDVVVAADGINSAVRDRLFGPSYRPVYTGYSAWRGWAPGTASTTSESWGPGALFGITPRDGDLTNWFAAVRAPAGGAGSVDELRERYRDWHPAVRDVLVRIDPAEVLHHDLYESAPLPSFVHGTVALIGDAAHAMAPNLGRGACEAMIDAATLAVLLSEHSVPEALKRYDRARRRRTQRFVRASRALARVATARRFTALRDPFVGITARCAR
- a CDS encoding catalase, translated to MSADAPKIPGVPSSTVPPVEEPTTPTTPPAPKPDQAEPEVRTATGTPADLPRGRAQQGEYLTTAQGARLTDTDHSLKAGRRGPILLQDHHFREKITHFDHERIPERVVHARGAGAHGVFRATGAASSITRAHFLQKDVETKVFVRFSTVLGSRGSADTVRDTRGFATKFYTEEGTFDLVGNNIPVFFIQDAIKFPDVVHAAKPHPDREIPQAQSAHDTFWDFVSLHTEATAHTLWNMSDRGIPRSYRMMEGFGVHTFRVVNAEGDTALVKFHWKPRLGVHSLVWEEAQLINGFDPDFHRRDLADAIEAGAYPEWDLGVQVFPDTPEQIFEGIDLLDPTKIVPEELAPVQIIGTMVLNANPTNFFAETEQVAFHPGHLVPGIDVTDDPLLQGRLFSYLDTQLTRLGGPNFGHIPINRPHAPVNDMFRDGFHQHAVHTGVAPYKPNSLDAGCPFMAGVTEGAFVDLPVEVPAAKKEREVSRSFDDHYTQARQFYLSLSDIEQDHVAYAYTFELGKCYEQTIKERQLQILANIDTGLCEKVAAGLGLPAPKPAVEVSDLPQSPALAQVGKTWPVQGRLIGIVADDTTDVDQVLAAVQAVDAADCVPLVVAPHGGMLGGVVPISRTFLTARSIEFDAVIMATTVPDTRVRILVDEMFRHHKALAAWGAGAAALEELKAPGVEIVDGPETAVAQVLELLGTHRVWERDTV